A part of Rhinoderma darwinii isolate aRhiDar2 chromosome 1, aRhiDar2.hap1, whole genome shotgun sequence genomic DNA contains:
- the LOC142703875 gene encoding oocyte zinc finger protein XlCOF29-like: MDKDRNEMSRRLLDFTLEIIYLLSGEVYTIVKKTSGDCTTPIIHESGGWSSSQSPITEPPPHSRIHEKKILDLIYKMTELLTGEVTLLGMLGNSTVTALEVSG; this comes from the exons atggacaaggacaggaatgagatgagcagaagattattagacttcaccttggagatcatctacctgttgagcggagag gtatacacaatagtgaagaagacatcgggtgactgtacgactcccatcatccatgagtcaggaggttggagcagtagtcagagccccatcacagagcctccccctcactcccggatacatgagaagaagatcttagatctgatctacaagatgactgagctgctgactggagaggtgacactgctgggaatgctgggaaattctacagtaacagcactggaggtgtctgggtga